In a single window of the Microbacterium sp. SL75 genome:
- a CDS encoding AMP-binding protein, whose amino-acid sequence MPNPFDDPDARFHVLVNDEGQHSLWPVGPPLPAGWTSVTEPLPRPDALRVVDDAWTDLRPASLRVEHALRAVRPYPDDVAVAYRARGYWIGQTFTGLLEQTVARHGARPAVIDGDRVLDYRGLDRAARALAERLAADGIRPGDRIVLFLPNVAEHPVAVFALALVGALPVFALPAHREHELADVATRSAARAILTLGRPADADYADIARRGAPAGVRVLLVASADLDAPAPAERRESPSRPDAIAFLQLSGGTTGGPKLIPRTHDDYLYSVRESAVICGLDENSVMLVALPASHNFTMSSPGILGAIAVGASVVMCPAPSPDIAFPLIERHGVTTVALVPPLLIAWLDSARGERLRTLRSVQVGGAKLSEAVARRVQPELGCTLQQVFGMAEGLVNYTRLDDDEETIVTTQGRPISPDDEVRVVDDHDQPVPTGTPGHLLTRGPYTIRAYLADEAVNRASFTADGFYRTGDLVSVDERGYVRVVGRAKDQINRGGEKVAPEELENLLLGHPVVHDVSVVGVPDDTLGERIAAYVIPRRDLDRAPRAIELRRFLADRGVARFKLPDTIEFVTAFPTTGVGKVSKVRQRTPERTAP is encoded by the coding sequence ATGCCGAATCCCTTCGACGACCCCGACGCCCGTTTCCACGTGCTGGTCAACGACGAGGGCCAGCACTCGCTCTGGCCGGTGGGACCACCCCTGCCAGCCGGGTGGACCTCCGTGACCGAGCCGCTGCCGCGCCCCGACGCGCTGCGCGTCGTCGACGACGCCTGGACCGACCTGCGCCCGGCGTCGCTGCGCGTGGAGCACGCCCTACGCGCTGTGCGCCCGTACCCCGACGACGTCGCCGTCGCGTATCGCGCACGCGGGTACTGGATCGGTCAGACCTTCACCGGGCTGCTCGAGCAGACCGTCGCGCGCCACGGCGCGCGCCCCGCGGTGATCGACGGCGATCGCGTGCTCGACTACCGCGGACTCGACCGCGCCGCGCGGGCCCTCGCCGAGCGGCTCGCCGCCGACGGCATCCGCCCGGGGGATCGGATCGTGCTCTTCCTGCCGAACGTCGCCGAGCACCCCGTCGCGGTGTTCGCGCTCGCCCTCGTCGGGGCGCTGCCCGTCTTCGCGCTCCCCGCCCACCGCGAGCACGAGCTCGCCGACGTCGCGACCCGCTCGGCCGCGCGCGCGATCCTCACCCTCGGTCGTCCCGCCGACGCCGACTACGCCGACATCGCCCGCCGCGGCGCACCCGCGGGCGTGCGCGTGCTGCTCGTGGCATCCGCTGATCTCGACGCCCCCGCGCCCGCCGAGCGCCGCGAGAGCCCGTCGCGACCGGATGCCATCGCCTTCCTGCAGCTGTCGGGTGGGACCACGGGCGGGCCCAAGCTCATCCCGCGCACGCACGACGACTACCTCTATTCCGTGCGCGAGAGCGCCGTGATCTGCGGACTCGACGAGAACAGCGTGATGCTCGTCGCCCTACCCGCCTCCCACAACTTCACGATGAGCTCCCCCGGCATCCTGGGCGCGATCGCCGTCGGCGCATCGGTGGTCATGTGTCCTGCGCCGAGCCCCGACATCGCCTTCCCCCTCATCGAGCGGCACGGCGTGACCACCGTCGCCCTCGTGCCGCCGCTGCTGATCGCCTGGCTCGACTCCGCGCGCGGTGAGCGGTTACGCACGCTCCGGTCCGTCCAGGTCGGCGGGGCCAAGCTCAGCGAGGCCGTCGCCCGGCGGGTGCAGCCCGAACTGGGGTGCACGCTGCAGCAGGTGTTCGGTATGGCCGAGGGGCTCGTGAACTACACCCGCCTCGACGACGACGAGGAGACGATCGTCACCACCCAGGGGCGGCCGATCTCGCCCGACGACGAGGTACGCGTCGTCGACGATCACGATCAGCCGGTGCCGACGGGAACACCGGGGCATCTGCTGACGCGCGGGCCGTACACGATCCGCGCGTACCTCGCCGACGAAGCGGTCAACCGCGCCTCTTTCACGGCCGACGGCTTCTACCGGACGGGCGATCTCGTCTCGGTCGACGAGCGGGGGTACGTCCGCGTCGTGGGGCGCGCGAAGGACCAGATCAACCGCGGCGGCGAGAAGGTCGCGCCCGAAGAGCTGGAGAACCTCCTGCTCGGCCATCCCGTCGTGCACGACGTGTCGGTCGTGGGCGTGCCCGACGACACCCTCGGCGAGCGCATCGCCGCCTACGTCATCCCGCGTCGCGACCTCGACCGCGCCCCGCGGGCGATCGAGCTGCGCAGATTCCTCGCGGATCGCGGCGTCGCGCGGTTCAAGCTGCCCGACACGATCGAGTTCGTCACGGCGTTTCCGACCACGGGGGTGGGCAAGGTGAGCAAGGTGCGCCAGCGCACGCCCGAGCGGACCGCCCCGTGA
- a CDS encoding thioesterase II family protein — MTPTLDLGALARVSGPADAAWRLVCLPHAGGSAGAYARLGAGLADPPHIVALQYPGHETRIAEEPLTSYPEFVAAFAGVLGQLTSDGIPTVLLGHSFGASLAAALSALIPVDLLVLSGRPAPGRRRGGRLPADDDREAWRAWLRRLGGTPEVLLGDEPFLTLAIRALRGDLTAAAEFDRPGAAADAERGPLRAGGLLTVAGRDDPVAGPVAVRGWIPLLQAGAIDHGTLVLEGAHFALLDHPELLLSRIRTAVGA, encoded by the coding sequence GTGACCCCCACGCTCGATCTCGGTGCGCTCGCGCGGGTGAGCGGACCGGCCGACGCCGCCTGGCGGCTCGTATGCCTGCCGCACGCGGGGGGATCGGCAGGGGCCTACGCACGACTCGGCGCCGGTCTCGCCGACCCGCCGCACATCGTCGCCCTGCAGTACCCCGGTCACGAGACCCGCATCGCCGAGGAGCCGCTCACCTCGTACCCGGAGTTCGTCGCGGCGTTCGCGGGCGTGCTCGGACAGCTGACGTCCGACGGCATCCCCACGGTGCTGCTCGGGCACAGCTTCGGCGCGTCGCTCGCGGCGGCGCTGTCGGCCCTGATCCCGGTCGATCTCCTCGTGCTGTCGGGTCGCCCCGCACCGGGGCGACGACGCGGCGGACGCCTCCCCGCCGACGACGACCGCGAGGCGTGGCGCGCGTGGCTGCGTCGTCTGGGCGGTACCCCCGAGGTGCTGCTCGGCGACGAGCCGTTCCTGACGCTCGCGATCCGGGCCCTTCGCGGTGACCTCACCGCCGCGGCCGAGTTCGACCGCCCGGGCGCAGCCGCCGACGCCGAGCGCGGTCCGTTGCGCGCCGGGGGACTGCTCACCGTCGCCGGGCGCGACGACCCCGTCGCCGGTCCCGTCGCGGTCCGCGGATGGATACCGTTGCTGCAGGCCGGCGCGATCGATCACGGAACGCTCGTGCTGGAGGGAGCACACTTCGCCCTCCTCGATCACCCCGAACTGCTGCTGTCGCGCATCCGCACGGCGGTGGGCGCGTGA
- a CDS encoding 4'-phosphopantetheinyl transferase family protein: MIVAARVLAPGHPWLSDRERERLRAMRPARAAEFTTGRVLARALVAAATGRGPADVTIDVRPPGDPRAGMPSTPDAAGGISIAHSGGVVLVAYRPEGDVGVDVEAGIGAANDAVADYLPVRERPRSGWDAALLARAWVRREAVVKCLGTGLVAEPEALTLAPADAAPAVVTCALDPAARLQLVDLDVGGLPGALAVRDEAPRGARAVRAHTGRHAALPAGVGMPPFFSEVVNAGDLVPGAEGVGIRLAPFAGAPANVGAEGVGIRLSVPVGV; encoded by the coding sequence GTGATCGTCGCCGCCCGCGTGCTCGCACCGGGGCACCCGTGGCTGAGCGACCGCGAGCGCGAGCGTCTGAGGGCGATGCGCCCGGCTCGCGCGGCCGAGTTCACCACCGGCCGCGTGCTCGCGCGGGCGCTCGTCGCCGCCGCCACCGGCAGGGGCCCCGCCGACGTGACGATCGACGTACGCCCGCCGGGTGACCCGCGCGCCGGCATGCCGTCGACTCCGGATGCCGCCGGGGGGATCTCGATCGCCCACTCCGGCGGCGTGGTGCTCGTGGCGTACCGACCCGAGGGCGACGTGGGCGTGGACGTCGAGGCGGGGATCGGTGCGGCGAACGACGCCGTCGCCGACTACCTCCCCGTCCGCGAACGTCCGCGGAGCGGCTGGGACGCAGCGTTGCTCGCGCGGGCGTGGGTGCGCCGCGAAGCGGTCGTGAAGTGCCTCGGCACCGGCCTCGTCGCCGAGCCCGAGGCCCTCACCCTCGCCCCCGCCGACGCGGCGCCGGCCGTCGTGACGTGCGCTCTCGACCCCGCGGCCCGGCTGCAGCTCGTCGACCTCGATGTCGGGGGACTGCCGGGCGCCCTCGCCGTGCGCGACGAGGCCCCGCGCGGCGCCCGGGCGGTGCGCGCCCACACCGGGCGCCACGCGGCGCTCCCCGCGGGCGTCGGCATGCCCCCGTTCTTTTCCGAGGTCGTCAACGCCGGTGATCTCGTTCCCGGCGCCGAGGGCGTCGGCATCCGTCTTGCCCCTTTCGCGGGCGCCCCCGCGAACGTCGGCGCCGAGGGCGTCGGCATCCGTCTTTCCGTTCCCGTTGGAGTCTGA
- a CDS encoding amino acid adenylation domain-containing protein, translating to MFDRTRITAEIAAQVGIAAHEIEPDDDLLMHGLHSLAIIRLAERWRAEGAEVGFGALAATPTVAAWERLLAGAGAPVSREVARAAVHDDPRFALAPMQHAYWSGRQTQHRLGGVAAHLYVEFDGHGIDPGRLSRAVTALVTRHPMLRAAFTDDAMQWIVPAGAVSSTVRVDDLRDLDDAGVARELERLRDERSHQMLDVVDGQVVQVALTLLPAGRTRLHVDVDMLAADAQSYRRILEDLARAYDDDDALGVPAHPGYREYLAVEGDPAARERDRAWWAERVPTFPGAPALPARAEGDRPDPHASVRLAETFDHDRADALAARARSLGVTPSVVLATAFAEVVARWSTQQRFLLNVPLFTRAPVVPDVDDLVGDFTNSVLLAVDHAAPESFAERARRLQSQLHAAVDHAAYGGLDVLRDLGRAAGEPVLAPIVFTSGLNLGRLFSERVLGVFGTPSWIISQGPQVELDAQVVDVAEGMLVNWDVRRDAFPPGVIADMFRAFIDLVDTVIDHGDGAVPLPAGQLERRTAHDVPAPAARTLHDAFFTRARSHPDGIVVRSARGTLTAGELAEKALTLAARLAAIGVGAGDTVAVRLPKGVDQAIAVLGVLAAGAAYVPINVDDPAARRDRILARSGAQALVGAAEGVDVPVLAVAGDSVPLAAPVPVEPSAIAYVLFTSGSTGEPKGVEVPHSAAAATIDAIAAHFGLTGDERTIALSSLQFDLSVYDLFAPLALDGSVVMPEASDTGDAFAWAELIERHGVTVVNAAPALLRMLLDAASDDQLVSVRTVITGGDWVPGSTAAAFAARVPGVRFAGLGGTTETAIHSTVHEPDADHPEAVVPYGVPMAGVRCRVVNERGEDCPDHVVGELWIGGAGVARGYRGDPERTSDRFVVHEGVRWYRTGDLASYRPDGVIEFHGRRDHQIQLRGYRIELGEIERALDGVPGVDRAIASLLPVRSGVLAVTVARRAGAVVDERGIRAAFAERLPAYMLPEVIVLVDRLPLTVNGKIDRAALAEGAARAAMPTTAASDETPLERAVALVMAEVVGTADLSADDDFFRIGGDSVRAVACVAALRDELRVSDLTVAELFEARTPRRLAAVLADRGGDDVHVIAELFVELVTEGADV from the coding sequence GTGTTCGACCGCACCCGCATCACTGCCGAGATCGCCGCCCAGGTGGGCATCGCCGCGCACGAGATCGAGCCCGACGACGACCTGCTCATGCACGGCCTGCACTCGCTCGCCATCATCCGCCTCGCCGAGCGATGGCGGGCCGAAGGCGCCGAGGTGGGCTTCGGCGCGCTGGCCGCCACCCCGACCGTCGCCGCGTGGGAGCGCCTTCTCGCCGGGGCCGGCGCACCCGTCTCGCGCGAGGTGGCACGCGCCGCCGTGCACGACGACCCCCGCTTCGCGCTCGCGCCAATGCAGCACGCCTACTGGAGCGGCCGGCAGACGCAGCATCGGCTGGGCGGGGTCGCCGCGCACCTCTACGTCGAATTCGACGGCCACGGCATCGACCCCGGCCGTCTCTCGCGCGCGGTGACGGCGCTCGTCACACGCCACCCGATGCTGCGCGCGGCCTTCACCGACGACGCGATGCAGTGGATCGTTCCCGCGGGAGCGGTGTCGTCGACGGTGCGGGTCGACGACCTGCGCGACCTCGACGACGCCGGGGTCGCTCGCGAGCTGGAGCGTCTGCGCGACGAACGATCCCACCAGATGCTCGACGTGGTCGACGGCCAGGTCGTCCAGGTGGCCCTGACCCTCTTGCCCGCCGGGCGCACTCGCCTGCACGTCGACGTCGACATGCTCGCCGCCGACGCGCAGAGCTACCGTCGCATCCTCGAAGACCTCGCTCGCGCCTACGACGACGATGACGCGCTCGGCGTTCCCGCCCACCCCGGCTACCGCGAATACCTCGCCGTCGAGGGCGACCCCGCGGCCCGCGAGCGCGACCGGGCCTGGTGGGCCGAGCGGGTGCCGACGTTCCCCGGTGCCCCGGCGCTCCCGGCGCGGGCGGAGGGCGACCGGCCCGACCCGCACGCGAGCGTCCGCCTCGCCGAGACCTTCGACCACGACCGCGCCGACGCCCTCGCCGCGCGCGCCCGGAGCCTCGGGGTGACGCCGTCGGTCGTGCTCGCCACCGCCTTCGCCGAGGTCGTGGCGCGCTGGTCGACCCAGCAGCGGTTCCTCCTGAACGTGCCGCTCTTCACGCGCGCGCCCGTCGTGCCCGACGTCGACGACCTCGTCGGCGACTTCACCAACTCGGTGCTCCTGGCCGTCGACCACGCCGCTCCGGAGTCGTTCGCCGAGCGCGCCCGGCGGCTGCAGAGCCAGTTGCACGCGGCCGTCGACCACGCCGCGTACGGCGGGCTCGACGTGCTGCGCGACCTCGGCCGTGCAGCCGGCGAACCCGTGCTCGCCCCGATCGTGTTCACCTCGGGCCTCAACCTCGGCCGGCTGTTCTCGGAGCGGGTGCTCGGCGTGTTCGGCACGCCGTCGTGGATCATCTCGCAGGGACCGCAGGTCGAGCTCGACGCGCAGGTGGTGGACGTCGCCGAGGGGATGCTCGTCAACTGGGACGTGCGCCGCGACGCCTTCCCGCCCGGAGTGATCGCCGACATGTTCCGCGCGTTCATCGACCTCGTCGACACCGTGATCGACCACGGCGACGGCGCCGTTCCCCTCCCGGCGGGGCAGCTCGAGCGGCGCACCGCGCACGACGTGCCCGCACCCGCCGCCCGCACCCTGCACGACGCGTTCTTCACCCGCGCCCGCTCGCACCCCGACGGCATCGTCGTCCGCTCCGCGCGCGGCACCCTCACCGCCGGTGAGCTCGCGGAGAAGGCCCTCACCCTCGCGGCGCGTCTCGCCGCGATCGGCGTCGGCGCGGGCGACACGGTCGCGGTGCGCCTGCCCAAGGGCGTCGACCAGGCGATCGCGGTGCTCGGTGTGCTCGCGGCGGGGGCGGCCTACGTGCCGATCAACGTCGACGATCCCGCCGCCCGCCGCGACCGCATCCTCGCGCGCTCCGGCGCCCAGGCGCTCGTGGGCGCGGCCGAGGGCGTCGACGTGCCGGTGCTCGCGGTTGCGGGGGATTCCGTCCCCCTCGCCGCCCCCGTGCCGGTCGAGCCGTCGGCGATCGCCTACGTCCTGTTCACCTCGGGGTCGACGGGCGAGCCGAAGGGCGTCGAGGTGCCGCACTCCGCGGCGGCGGCGACGATCGACGCGATCGCCGCGCACTTCGGCCTCACCGGAGACGAGCGCACGATCGCGCTGTCGTCGCTGCAGTTCGACCTGTCGGTGTACGACCTGTTCGCCCCGCTCGCCCTCGACGGCTCGGTGGTCATGCCCGAGGCCTCCGACACGGGCGACGCTTTCGCGTGGGCCGAGCTCATCGAGCGGCACGGTGTCACGGTGGTCAACGCGGCGCCCGCCCTGCTGCGGATGCTGCTGGATGCGGCATCCGACGATCAGCTCGTGAGCGTTCGCACCGTGATCACCGGGGGCGACTGGGTGCCCGGCTCGACAGCCGCGGCCTTCGCTGCGCGCGTGCCCGGCGTGCGCTTCGCGGGACTCGGCGGCACGACCGAGACGGCGATCCACTCGACCGTTCACGAACCGGATGCCGACCACCCCGAGGCCGTCGTCCCGTACGGCGTTCCGATGGCGGGCGTCCGCTGCCGCGTCGTCAACGAGCGCGGCGAGGACTGCCCCGACCACGTCGTCGGCGAGCTGTGGATCGGGGGAGCGGGCGTGGCGCGCGGCTACCGCGGCGACCCCGAGCGCACCAGCGACCGCTTCGTCGTGCACGAGGGGGTGCGGTGGTATCGCACCGGCGATCTGGCGAGCTACCGCCCCGACGGGGTGATCGAGTTCCACGGGCGCCGCGACCACCAGATCCAGCTGCGTGGATACCGCATCGAGCTGGGCGAGATCGAGCGCGCTCTCGACGGCGTGCCCGGCGTCGATCGCGCGATCGCGTCGCTGCTGCCCGTGCGGTCGGGGGTGCTCGCGGTCACCGTGGCGCGCCGTGCCGGCGCGGTCGTCGACGAGCGGGGCATCCGCGCCGCTTTCGCGGAACGCCTGCCGGCGTACATGCTGCCCGAGGTCATCGTGCTCGTGGACCGCCTGCCGCTGACCGTCAACGGCAAGATCGACCGCGCCGCTCTGGCCGAGGGGGCCGCGCGCGCGGCGATGCCCACGACGGCCGCGTCCGACGAGACGCCGCTCGAGCGCGCCGTGGCCCTGGTCATGGCCGAGGTGGTCGGAACGGCCGACCTGAGCGCCGACGACGACTTCTTCCGCATCGGCGGTGACTCCGTGCGCGCCGTCGCGTGCGTCGCAGCCCTGCGCGACGAGCTGCGGGTGAGCGACCTCACGGTCGCCGAGCTGTTCGAGGCGCGCACGCCTCGCCGGCTCGCCGCCGTGCTCGCCGATCGCGGAGGCGACGACGTGCACGTCATCGCCGAACTGTTCGTCGAGCTCGTGACGGAGGGCGCCGATGTCTGA
- a CDS encoding ABC transporter substrate-binding protein, with amino-acid sequence MSLARFLRPARAVAAAAALAVSAALLSGCATGTPDAGSTPAATSGGFPVTVDHAYGEATIPAAPERVVTLGWMEADIVTALGVEPVATSAFPFDKSGIAPWLAPKLTTTPALIQTAAAGADRAPLDLEAIAALHPDLIVATSYVDLEANYAGLSAIAPVVGPSAKNIHHLDWKVEAPLIAEALGKTDAVQPLIDADTATFAEAGESHPELKGLTYTLSLATPNALKVVNDAEDGSVRAFDALGMTFSPTAAALPALDDGSGAAGLSFETVDKADADRMYVAFLSPDVKTAWQSSAVFPTLTAVKDGHLVDLSMVQIAALRNPSPLNASYALSAITGS; translated from the coding sequence CGCTCCTGTCGGGCTGCGCCACGGGCACGCCCGATGCCGGCAGCACGCCCGCAGCCACCTCGGGCGGGTTCCCCGTCACGGTCGACCACGCCTACGGCGAAGCGACCATCCCCGCGGCCCCGGAGCGCGTGGTGACCCTCGGCTGGATGGAGGCCGACATCGTCACGGCACTGGGCGTCGAGCCCGTCGCGACCTCCGCGTTCCCGTTCGACAAATCCGGCATCGCTCCGTGGCTCGCCCCGAAGCTCACCACGACCCCCGCGCTCATCCAGACCGCCGCGGCCGGGGCCGACCGCGCGCCCCTCGACCTCGAGGCCATCGCGGCGCTGCACCCCGACCTGATCGTCGCGACCTCGTACGTCGACCTCGAAGCCAACTACGCCGGCCTCTCGGCCATCGCTCCGGTCGTGGGCCCGAGCGCGAAGAACATCCACCACCTCGACTGGAAGGTCGAGGCGCCGCTCATCGCCGAGGCGCTCGGCAAGACCGATGCCGTGCAGCCGCTCATCGACGCCGACACGGCCACCTTCGCCGAGGCGGGGGAGAGCCACCCCGAGCTGAAGGGGCTCACCTACACGCTCTCGCTCGCCACGCCCAACGCCCTCAAGGTCGTCAACGACGCCGAAGACGGCAGCGTCCGCGCCTTCGACGCCCTGGGCATGACGTTCAGCCCGACCGCGGCCGCCCTTCCCGCGCTCGATGACGGCTCGGGAGCCGCGGGCCTGTCGTTCGAGACCGTCGACAAGGCAGATGCCGACCGCATGTACGTCGCCTTCCTGAGCCCCGACGTCAAGACCGCGTGGCAGAGCAGCGCCGTCTTCCCGACGCTCACGGCCGTCAAGGACGGTCACCTCGTCGACCTGTCGATGGTGCAGATCGCGGCGCTGCGCAACCCGTCGCCGCTGAACGCCTCGTACGCGCTCAGCGCGATCACGGGCTCCTGA